ACGCGGCGGGCCCGCCGGATCTTCCGCTCGGTCGGCGACACGCCGCTGCGCTTCCTGCGATGGCACGAGACCCGCACGGCCGAGCTGGAGTTCCCGCCGCAGGGCGGGCAACCCGCCTACCGGTTGCGGCTGGCCTGCGGGGAGGAGACGTGCACCCTGGACCGCGCCCCCGCCGGAGGGGGGCGCTAGGGGCGGGTCATCCGTCCCCGCTCATCGGACCATGAGCCCCAGGACGGCGGCCAGGTGCCCCGCCGGCGCCGCCCGCGCAGCGACGAGGGCGCGCCGGTCGGTCCTGGTGGAGAGGCCTTTCGCGGGCCAGGGGGGCCGCATGCCCCGGCCGGTGCGCTCATTCGTTGAATGCGCGGCGGGAATGCCGCACCCGGAAGGATGACCCGTGATGGAGTTGAACCCTGTGGCGAGGTGGCGAACCGGCCTGCTGCTGCTGGCCTTGTGCCTCCCCGGCACCGCGGCGGCCTCCGACACGGTGCAGGCCCTCATCGCGGGGCACCGCTATGCCGTGCCCCGGGCGCTCGTGGACAGCCCGGTCGCGTCCGGAGGGGTCATGACGGACGTCCTCTCGATGCGGCTCCTCTGGCCCGGCGCGGTGCCCCTGCCACCCGGGCATGACACCTCCTACGAGAGCGGCCTGATGGCCGTCGTCGTGCAGGACATCTCGCCCACGACGCGGGTCGAGAGGCTTTCGCGGATCCCCGGGCAGCGGGCGCGGTTCCTTGCCCTCTGGCGGGACAGCACCGTGGACCAGCTCGGCCTCGTCCCGGACTTCGACCTCGCCGCCCTCTCCCTCGGCGACACGGAGGAGGCGTCCCGGCTCGGCCTGCGCGCGCTGAGGCCGTTCGCCGCCATCGACCCGGCGCGGGAGCTGCGCCTCTTCGCGGACGGGCCGCCCGCGCGCCTCTCCGTGCTGATGGCGTGCTGGACCGGCCTGTCCTGCCAGCTGTGGTGGATGGAGGGCGAGGCGGCGGTGGAGGTCACCTTCACCGAGCGCTTCCTGCCCGACTGGGCCGCGATACGGAGCGCCGTGACGGCGCTGCTGGGCCGGATGCGGACGGGTCGCGGCGGCGTGCCGTAGCCCCGGCGGGCCGGCACACGGGGCCCGGCGCGATCCGGGTCATTGCGTTCCGTGACCGGCATGCTGGATGGGACGGACCGCCGGTCGCCCTCCCGGCCCTGCGTCGACCATCCCCAGCCCGGCAAGGACGACGACCTGGCCGGCACCAGGCGGCCCGCGCGGCGTGAGAGGCCACCGGCGGCGATGCACGCCGGGTGCACGCGCCTGTTGCATGGTCGCCAGGGCGGTCAGGCGGCCCGGCGGATCCTGGCCATCCCGCCCATGCGCCGCACGCCGGCCCGCACGGCCCGGTTCACGGCCGGGATGCCCATGGCAATCGTCGCCACCACGACGACCGCGAGGATGGCGCTGATCGGGCGCGTCAGGAAGGGCGTCAGGTCGCCGTCGGAGATGACGAGGCCGCGGCGCAGCGACTTGTCCATCAGGTCGCCCAGCACCAGCCCGAGGACGAAGGGAGCGGCGTGGTAGCCGAAGCGGCGCAGGACGAACATGACGATCCCCACGCCGAGCATCGTCCACACGTCGAACAGGCGCTGCGCGATGGCGAAGGACCCGACGGTGCAGAGGGTGAAGACGATCGGCATGATGACGGTCCGCGGCACCATCAGCACCTTCAGCAGCGGGCGGACGAGGAAGAGGCCGAAGAACAGCATCGCCACCGTCGCGAGGACGTTCATCGCGACCACGTCGTAGACGAATTGCGGGCTCTCGATCATCAGCATCGGGCCGGGCTTGACGCCGTGGATGATCATGGCGGCCAGCAGCACGGCCGCCGGCGCCGAGCCGGGGATGGCGAGGGCGAGCGCCGGGATGATGCCGCCGGGGATGGAGGCGTTGTCGCCCGTCTCCGCCGCGATCAGCCCCTCCACGCTGCCCTTGCCGAACGCCTCGGGCTCCTTCGAGGCGCGGCGGGCGGCGGCGTAGGAGGACCAGGCGGCCATGTCCTCCCCCACGCCGGGAAGGATGCCGATGTAGACGCCGATGACGCCCGACCGCAGCACGGTCCGCCAGTAGCGCAGCACGTCGGCGATGCGCGGCAGGATGCTATCCACCGCGTGCAGGCGCGGGCGGCGGAAGCGCTCGCTCATCACTGTCAGCACCTCGGCCGCGCCGAAGGCGCCGACGAGGGTGGGAATGAGCGACAGCCCGCCCGCCAGGTCGGTGCTGCCGTAGGCGAAGCGCTCGTAGCCGTGGATGCCGTCCTGGCCGATGAGGGAGACGGCGAGGCCGAGGAGGCCCATGATCCAGCCCTTCAGCGGGTCCTCCCCCGTGATGGAGCCGGACATCAGCACGCCGAAGAGGCAGAGCCAGAAGAACTCGTAGGACTGGAAGGTGAGCGCGACCTCCCCCAGCGCGGGCGTGAGGATCGCGAGGCAGAGGATGCCGAACAGGCTGCCCGCCACGCTGCCGGTCGTCGCGATCCCCATGGCGCGCCCGGCCTGGCCGCGGCGGGCGAGCTGGTAGCCGTCGAGGCAGGCCGCGGCATTGGCGGCGGTTCCCGGGATGTTCAGCAGGATGGCGGTGCGCGAGCCGCCGTAGATGGTGCCGACATAGGCGCAGATGAGGATGAGGATGGCGTCGTTGGGCGGCAGCTTGATCGTCAGCGTCGTCATCAGGGAGATGGCGAGGGTGGCCGACAGGCCGGGCATGCAGCCGATCAGGATGCCCAGCAGCGTGGCGCCGAGCGTGTAGAGCAGCGCCTTGACGGTGAGAAAGGAGGCGAGCGAGACGCCGAGGAGAACCAGGCCTTCGAACATTCAGGGCGCCATCGCAGGGGTGGGGGAGGGGCCGGCCGGCGCGTCGCGCCCTGCGCCGGTCATGGCAGGCGCACCAGGAACAGCTCCTGGAAGACGAGCGTGACCGTGGCGGAGGCGCCGGCCGCGATGAGCGCGGCCCCGACGGCGCCGCGCGCCAGCGTGCCGCCGGCGCGCCGGTCCGGCCACTCGAAGGCGACGATCGAGAGGAACACGAAGGCGAAGGCGGCGAGCGGGAAGGGAAGGCCGCTTCCGACGAGCCCGCCGGCGAAGCCGCCGCAGAGGAGCAGGGCGAGGGCGATCCGCCAGGGTTCCGCGGCCTGGGCCGGCTCGTCCGGCGGCACGCCGTCCGGCATCGGCGCAACCGGCAGGGGAGCTTCTGGCAGGGGGGCGTCCGGGACGGCGACCTCCATCACGTTGCCGCTGTGCATCACGCCCCGCGCCGCGCGCGCCGTGAGGATGGCGCCGCACAGGGTCAGCGCGGCGCCGAGGAGGCCCGGCACCAGGCCCGGGACGGTCCAGGGATTGATCCCCTGCGCCTCCAGGCGGTCCATGCGCCAGG
This genomic window from Pararoseomonas sp. SCSIO 73927 contains:
- a CDS encoding tripartite tricarboxylate transporter permease, yielding MFEGLVLLGVSLASFLTVKALLYTLGATLLGILIGCMPGLSATLAISLMTTLTIKLPPNDAILILICAYVGTIYGGSRTAILLNIPGTAANAAACLDGYQLARRGQAGRAMGIATTGSVAGSLFGILCLAILTPALGEVALTFQSYEFFWLCLFGVLMSGSITGEDPLKGWIMGLLGLAVSLIGQDGIHGYERFAYGSTDLAGGLSLIPTLVGAFGAAEVLTVMSERFRRPRLHAVDSILPRIADVLRYWRTVLRSGVIGVYIGILPGVGEDMAAWSSYAAARRASKEPEAFGKGSVEGLIAAETGDNASIPGGIIPALALAIPGSAPAAVLLAAMIIHGVKPGPMLMIESPQFVYDVVAMNVLATVAMLFFGLFLVRPLLKVLMVPRTVIMPIVFTLCTVGSFAIAQRLFDVWTMLGVGIVMFVLRRFGYHAAPFVLGLVLGDLMDKSLRRGLVISDGDLTPFLTRPISAILAVVVVATIAMGIPAVNRAVRAGVRRMGGMARIRRAA
- a CDS encoding tripartite tricarboxylate transporter TctB family protein is translated as MRRADLLFGLFWTVLGAATVFESWRMDRLEAQGINPWTVPGLVPGLLGAALTLCGAILTARAARGVMHSGNVMEVAVPDAPLPEAPLPVAPMPDGVPPDEPAQAAEPWRIALALLLCGGFAGGLVGSGLPFPLAAFAFVFLSIVAFEWPDRRAGGTLARGAVGAALIAAGASATVTLVFQELFLVRLP